In Hydrogenovibrio marinus, a single genomic region encodes these proteins:
- a CDS encoding alpha-amylase family glycosyl hydrolase: protein MYEQISHTLLNDILNQIKPEISKADLRHFYTRLGANFYAIHSLFEKLYGDRDDFQEHALRLVETMARKYINRPEVLKDADAGRERDYNWFLSQKWVGMALYVNGFGGDLKGMCNHLSYFQELGVNMVHVMPIMECPEGKSDGGYAVSNFREIDERVGSLEDLTRLADEMRQRDLLLVMDVVLNHTSDEHEWAEKARKGDPKYQDYYYTFENRTVPDMFEQSMLEVFPQTAPGNFTWDEEMQRWVMTVFNNYQWDLNYNNPAVLIEMLDVILFWANQGVDVLRLDAVAFLWKKIGSTCQNEREAHLILQLLKDCCQVVAPGVLFIAEAIVSPSEVIKYFGEDAVIAKECEIAYNATFMALMWDAVATKNAKLLNHGIKSLPVKLDRATWLNYVRCHDDIGLGFDDRDVILAGYDPASHRHFLVDYFLGKFEHSHARGLPFGQNLKTGDTRISGSLASLVGLQYAIETGDIEVTDNAIKVILLLHSLIFSFGGIPLLYYGDEIGTLNDDSYLANPYKMDDTRWVHRPTINWEKADLRNVPGTVEYAIFSALKRMIAVRKEIEVFADFNNRELIEVDNPNLFVFERYNLHRQADHVLVVANFNSEPQYLNLSEIGEWKQQQHQIVDLYTGKSPDIYKDTLVIPRFGFYWLHLA from the coding sequence ATGTACGAGCAAATTTCGCACACGCTGTTAAATGACATTCTCAACCAAATAAAACCGGAAATCTCCAAGGCAGATTTACGCCATTTCTACACGCGCCTTGGCGCCAATTTCTACGCTATTCACTCCTTGTTTGAAAAGCTGTACGGCGATCGTGACGACTTTCAAGAACATGCCTTACGCTTGGTCGAAACCATGGCGCGTAAATACATCAATCGACCTGAAGTACTGAAGGACGCCGATGCAGGACGAGAGCGCGACTATAACTGGTTCCTAAGTCAGAAATGGGTTGGGATGGCGCTTTATGTCAATGGTTTTGGTGGAGATTTGAAAGGCATGTGCAATCACTTGAGTTACTTCCAGGAATTGGGAGTGAACATGGTGCATGTCATGCCAATCATGGAGTGTCCTGAAGGAAAAAGTGATGGCGGCTATGCGGTCAGTAATTTTCGTGAGATAGATGAACGCGTTGGTTCTTTGGAGGATTTGACACGTTTGGCGGATGAAATGCGTCAACGGGACTTGTTATTGGTGATGGATGTGGTGCTTAACCATACGTCCGACGAACACGAGTGGGCAGAAAAAGCCAGAAAAGGCGACCCAAAATATCAGGATTACTACTACACCTTCGAGAATCGAACTGTGCCCGATATGTTTGAACAAAGCATGTTGGAAGTCTTTCCGCAAACCGCACCTGGTAATTTTACCTGGGACGAGGAAATGCAACGTTGGGTAATGACGGTATTCAACAACTACCAATGGGATTTGAACTATAACAATCCGGCGGTGTTGATCGAGATGCTAGATGTCATTTTGTTTTGGGCGAATCAAGGGGTGGATGTTCTGCGTTTGGATGCAGTGGCTTTTTTATGGAAAAAAATCGGTAGCACCTGCCAAAACGAACGTGAAGCGCATTTGATTCTACAGTTGTTGAAAGATTGTTGTCAGGTAGTCGCACCGGGTGTGTTGTTTATCGCCGAAGCGATTGTTTCGCCATCGGAAGTGATTAAATACTTCGGAGAAGACGCCGTCATTGCCAAAGAGTGCGAGATTGCCTATAACGCCACCTTTATGGCGCTGATGTGGGATGCTGTCGCCACCAAAAATGCTAAATTGCTGAATCATGGAATCAAGAGTTTGCCGGTGAAGTTGGATAGAGCCACTTGGCTCAATTATGTCCGCTGTCACGATGATATCGGACTGGGATTTGATGACCGTGATGTGATTTTGGCAGGATATGATCCTGCTTCGCATAGGCATTTCCTTGTGGACTACTTTTTAGGAAAGTTCGAACATTCTCATGCTAGAGGATTACCCTTTGGGCAAAACTTGAAAACTGGTGATACGCGTATTTCAGGTTCATTGGCTTCTCTGGTGGGGCTGCAATATGCGATAGAAACCGGTGATATTGAGGTGACAGATAACGCCATCAAAGTGATTCTGTTATTGCACAGTTTGATTTTCTCTTTTGGCGGTATTCCCTTGCTTTATTATGGCGATGAGATTGGCACTCTGAATGATGACTCCTATTTAGCGAATCCCTACAAGATGGATGATACACGTTGGGTGCATAGGCCGACAATTAATTGGGAAAAGGCGGATTTAAGGAACGTACCGGGAACGGTCGAATATGCTATTTTCAGTGCGCTCAAGCGCATGATCGCGGTCAGAAAAGAAATTGAGGTGTTTGCCGATTTCAACAACAGGGAGTTGATTGAGGTGGATAACCCAAATCTATTTGTCTTCGAACGTTACAACCTTCATAGACAAGCGGATCATGTACTGGTGGTTGCCAATTTCAATTCAGAACCCCAGTATTTGAACCTGTCGGAAATAGGTGAGTGGAAACAACAACAGCATCAGATTGTTGATCTTTATACCGGAAAGTCGCCAGATATTTATAAAGATACGCTTGTGATTCCGCGCTTTGGTTTTTACTGGTTACACTTGGCGTAA
- the glnT gene encoding type III glutamate--ammonia ligase, with protein sequence MNSEIDVKQLQADWKSKGVKYCLGAYVDIHGIPKGKFVPIDHLGHMVKGSELYTGYALDGLGQRPNDDEIASVPDLNSAIQLPWQPEVMWMAADNTLHGEPYEINTRVALKKALEQAEEMGFGFNLGIECELFVLKEEADGSLSVPDPDDKLTKPCYDVQSFMNRFEWLDKMATTINDLGWDLYSLDHEDANGQYEFDFQYSDALTMCDRFIFFRYMAKHYAKEEGLLATFMPKPFADKTGNGAHFNMSLFDKETGENVFKCDPKDDPRGLGLTEIGYQFIAGVLKHGPALCAVFSPTVNSYKRLIRQGDMATFSWAPVFNSFGSNNRTNSLRVPMGGGRFESRNADGAVNPYLAAALVLSAGLQGIKEKLNPGEAQEENLYELTEEQRQAKGIEFLPQNLGEAVEAFAADPFVEEVLGSELRNEFIRYKKQEWDEYHKTVSAWEIKRYSHLF encoded by the coding sequence ATGAACAGTGAAATTGATGTTAAACAACTACAAGCAGATTGGAAATCAAAGGGCGTTAAATATTGTCTTGGCGCCTATGTCGACATACACGGTATCCCAAAAGGGAAATTTGTACCGATTGATCATTTAGGGCATATGGTAAAAGGTTCGGAGCTTTATACCGGTTATGCATTGGATGGCCTGGGGCAAAGACCTAACGATGATGAAATCGCTTCTGTACCGGATTTGAATAGCGCCATCCAACTTCCATGGCAACCTGAAGTCATGTGGATGGCTGCGGACAACACACTGCATGGCGAACCCTATGAAATCAACACTCGTGTGGCACTGAAAAAAGCGTTGGAACAAGCCGAGGAAATGGGATTTGGTTTCAACTTGGGTATCGAGTGCGAATTGTTTGTATTGAAGGAAGAGGCAGACGGAAGCCTGTCGGTTCCTGACCCAGACGACAAGCTAACCAAACCTTGTTATGACGTACAAAGCTTTATGAATCGCTTCGAGTGGTTGGATAAAATGGCAACCACCATCAATGATCTTGGATGGGATTTGTACTCATTGGATCACGAAGATGCCAACGGGCAGTATGAGTTCGACTTCCAGTACAGTGATGCATTGACAATGTGCGACCGCTTTATCTTCTTCCGTTATATGGCTAAACATTATGCTAAGGAAGAAGGTTTACTTGCGACTTTCATGCCAAAACCGTTTGCGGATAAAACCGGTAACGGCGCACACTTCAATATGTCTTTATTTGATAAGGAAACGGGAGAAAACGTCTTTAAGTGCGATCCGAAAGACGACCCTAGAGGTCTCGGTCTGACGGAAATCGGTTACCAGTTCATTGCCGGTGTATTGAAGCACGGTCCTGCTCTGTGTGCGGTATTTTCACCAACGGTCAACAGCTACAAGCGTTTGATCCGTCAAGGAGATATGGCTACCTTCTCTTGGGCGCCGGTATTCAACTCTTTCGGCTCCAACAACCGTACCAACTCCTTGCGTGTACCAATGGGTGGCGGACGTTTCGAATCCCGTAATGCCGATGGTGCGGTCAACCCATATTTGGCTGCTGCACTTGTGCTGTCTGCTGGCTTACAAGGCATTAAAGAAAAGCTGAACCCAGGTGAAGCGCAAGAAGAAAACCTATATGAATTGACTGAAGAGCAACGTCAAGCAAAAGGCATTGAGTTCCTACCTCAAAACCTTGGCGAAGCCGTTGAAGCCTTTGCTGCTGATCCATTCGTTGAAGAAGTATTGGGTTCAGAACTTCGCAATGAATTCATTCGTTACAAGAAACAGGAGTGGGATGAATATCACAAAACTGTTTCTGCATGGGAAATCAAGCGTTATAGCCACTTGTTCTAA
- a CDS encoding sugar phosphate isomerase/epimerase family protein → MQLKTFKTLWGNQLTIDQACKQAIDAGFSGIEGQTPDNRQQQLDMLNAIQNNACDYIAEIVTGGDYVPDRSWSPQQHLDDLKRQLDNSMMLEPLFATSITGCDAWEESQSIDFFSKAIELADDYNITLSFETHRSRSLFTPWATRRIVESLPNMKLTADISHWCVVCERLMDSEMNTIEAIADRVHHIHGRVGYDQGPQVPDPAAPEYYEALHSHQKIWRLFGANQAQRGYSVSTLTPEFGPDGYCHLQPYTQMPVADIWKINQWMSLTLQHDFQNFIET, encoded by the coding sequence ATGCAACTTAAAACTTTTAAAACCCTTTGGGGCAATCAGCTAACCATCGACCAAGCCTGCAAACAAGCCATTGATGCGGGGTTTAGCGGCATTGAAGGTCAAACACCTGATAACCGCCAACAACAACTTGATATGCTGAATGCCATTCAAAACAATGCCTGTGACTATATTGCTGAGATTGTCACTGGCGGAGACTATGTCCCAGATCGAAGCTGGTCCCCCCAACAACATCTTGATGACTTGAAGCGTCAGCTAGACAATAGCATGATGCTTGAACCGCTATTTGCAACCAGCATTACGGGTTGCGATGCATGGGAGGAATCCCAAAGCATTGACTTTTTCAGCAAAGCTATTGAGCTTGCCGATGACTACAACATCACCCTGAGCTTTGAAACGCACCGTAGCCGTTCCCTTTTCACGCCCTGGGCAACCCGCAGGATTGTCGAAAGCCTTCCTAACATGAAGTTGACCGCAGATATTAGTCACTGGTGCGTTGTCTGCGAACGATTGATGGATTCAGAAATGAATACCATCGAAGCCATTGCCGACAGAGTTCACCACATTCATGGTCGCGTCGGCTATGATCAAGGCCCCCAAGTGCCAGATCCTGCTGCACCCGAGTATTATGAGGCACTGCATTCCCATCAGAAAATCTGGCGATTGTTTGGGGCAAACCAAGCTCAGCGAGGGTATAGTGTTTCAACATTAACGCCCGAGTTCGGACCAGATGGCTACTGTCACTTACAACCTTATACTCAAATGCCGGTGGCCGACATTTGGAAAATCAACCAATGGATGAGCTTGACCCTCCAACACGATTTCCAAAACTTTATAGAAACCTAA
- a CDS encoding DMT family transporter has product MQSFAVLTLLGASFLWGLTWLPLKYLHELGFNGIPITLFVYSIMFVVTLPFVWKYKNLISKNWPALIGVMLLGGGAQLAFNTSMIYGDVIRAMVLFYMLPLWGVLGGRIFLGEKITQIRWLGMALSLTGAFLVIGGVNAFATPPTRIDALAVLSGFLFAMNNIVYRASTATPVLLKLSFMFFGAVLLSTVVVLQLGEPVFLSVPPYAWFVLFAYGAIWMMAANMATQWAVTKMESGKSSIIIILELVTAVVSASLILGETMGTTEMVGGACILIAALLEAIPPSKPLPAP; this is encoded by the coding sequence ATGCAATCCTTCGCGGTGTTGACGCTCCTTGGAGCATCATTTTTATGGGGGCTCACTTGGTTACCCCTTAAATACTTACATGAACTAGGCTTCAACGGCATCCCCATTACCCTGTTCGTCTACAGCATTATGTTTGTAGTAACTTTGCCTTTTGTATGGAAATATAAAAACCTTATCTCAAAAAACTGGCCTGCATTGATTGGCGTCATGCTATTAGGCGGCGGGGCACAACTTGCGTTTAATACATCCATGATTTATGGCGATGTCATACGCGCAATGGTACTGTTCTACATGTTGCCACTATGGGGCGTTCTGGGTGGCCGGATTTTTCTAGGAGAGAAAATCACTCAGATACGTTGGCTCGGCATGGCGCTCTCTCTGACAGGCGCATTCCTTGTCATTGGCGGAGTCAATGCCTTTGCAACACCGCCCACACGGATTGATGCACTAGCCGTTTTGTCCGGCTTCTTATTTGCAATGAACAACATCGTTTATAGAGCATCTACCGCTACTCCCGTTTTGCTCAAATTGTCCTTTATGTTCTTTGGCGCAGTCCTACTTTCCACAGTAGTAGTACTTCAATTGGGAGAACCCGTATTTCTTTCGGTACCCCCTTATGCATGGTTCGTACTGTTTGCCTATGGTGCGATCTGGATGATGGCAGCCAACATGGCAACACAATGGGCCGTTACAAAAATGGAATCTGGAAAATCCTCCATCATCATCATTCTGGAACTGGTAACCGCCGTCGTTTCCGCCAGCTTGATATTAGGCGAAACCATGGGAACAACTGAAATGGTTGGAGGTGCCTGCATTCTGATTGCAGCCCTCCTTGAAGCCATCCCACCAAGCAAACCTCTTCCTGCACCATAA
- a CDS encoding creatininase family protein translates to MQWHHMTWQEVEKFTQSDSCAALLPVGATEQHGPHLGCGMDSEIAEKLSKSIGEITDIAVLPTLPYGCSIGHSKKWPGTIALQPKTLIDVVKEIGDWVVYSGFKRLFILNSHVSNFAPLRCALEMLRAEHDDLMVALINSATISERVKERHFWDADDWHANEAETSLMMAVAPEMVRPDKLQESDDPDRTEDCVFSHPVNRTSLNGVTGKPSEASIEKGHELFSWMVSDLSKVINQGIKEHPPLPYSYHQPINSNK, encoded by the coding sequence ATGCAATGGCATCACATGACCTGGCAAGAGGTCGAAAAATTTACCCAATCCGATTCCTGTGCGGCATTACTACCTGTTGGCGCTACTGAACAACATGGCCCTCATTTGGGCTGCGGCATGGATTCGGAAATTGCAGAGAAACTATCGAAATCCATCGGTGAAATAACCGATATCGCCGTTTTACCGACACTGCCTTATGGCTGCTCTATCGGGCACTCAAAGAAATGGCCTGGAACCATTGCACTACAGCCTAAAACCTTAATTGATGTGGTTAAAGAAATTGGCGACTGGGTTGTGTATAGCGGTTTCAAAAGACTCTTCATCCTCAACAGTCACGTTTCAAATTTTGCTCCTTTGCGCTGTGCTTTAGAAATGCTACGTGCCGAACATGACGACTTGATGGTAGCCCTAATCAATTCCGCCACCATTAGCGAAAGAGTTAAAGAACGTCACTTTTGGGATGCAGACGATTGGCATGCCAATGAAGCCGAAACCTCTTTGATGATGGCGGTTGCTCCGGAAATGGTCAGACCCGATAAACTGCAAGAGAGTGATGATCCAGATCGCACCGAGGACTGTGTATTTTCTCATCCAGTGAATCGCACAAGTTTGAATGGCGTAACAGGCAAGCCTAGTGAGGCCTCAATTGAAAAAGGCCATGAATTATTCAGCTGGATGGTCAGCGATTTAAGCAAAGTTATCAACCAGGGAATCAAAGAGCATCCGCCCTTGCCCTACTCCTATCACCAACCTATCAACAGCAACAAATAA
- a CDS encoding HAD-IIB family hydrolase: MMHHSLLLCTDLDRTMIPNGIEPDVPESRQYFSQWCRSEGVCLVYVTGRHKALVEEAIESYHLPMPDYAITDVGTKIYKITNGNWQNWSDWEEEISGDWNGWDNAGIRRLLEPFSLLKAQEEAKQNTYKVSYYVSPNEDVDELLKQLGANLAENGIKASLVWSVDETQDIGLLDILPSEATKLHGIRFLRDRLGFPKRDVFFAGDSGNDLPVLASDILSVLVANATEEVKQQALNLAEQNGHATTLYLAKKQGRRNGNYVDGILQGLEYFEFCNGLDDVKSDSKDGD, from the coding sequence ATGATGCATCATTCTTTATTGTTATGTACTGACTTGGATAGAACGATGATTCCAAATGGCATTGAACCGGATGTTCCAGAATCACGGCAGTATTTTTCGCAATGGTGTCGCTCAGAGGGCGTTTGTTTGGTCTATGTTACCGGCAGGCATAAAGCTTTGGTTGAGGAAGCGATTGAGAGCTATCACTTACCGATGCCAGATTATGCCATCACCGATGTGGGTACCAAAATTTATAAGATTACCAATGGCAATTGGCAAAACTGGTCTGATTGGGAAGAGGAAATCTCCGGTGATTGGAATGGTTGGGATAACGCAGGTATTCGCCGCTTATTAGAGCCTTTTTCCCTGCTTAAGGCGCAGGAAGAGGCTAAGCAGAATACCTACAAGGTCAGCTACTATGTTTCGCCCAATGAAGATGTTGATGAACTGCTGAAACAGCTAGGGGCCAACCTGGCAGAAAATGGCATAAAAGCCAGTTTGGTTTGGAGTGTGGATGAAACGCAAGATATTGGGTTGTTGGATATTCTGCCATCTGAAGCAACCAAATTGCATGGGATACGTTTTTTGCGAGATCGGTTAGGCTTCCCGAAGCGTGATGTGTTTTTTGCAGGTGATAGTGGAAACGACTTACCGGTTTTGGCGAGTGATATTCTTTCGGTATTGGTTGCGAATGCCACCGAAGAAGTTAAGCAACAAGCGCTAAATTTAGCGGAACAAAATGGACATGCGACGACACTCTATTTGGCAAAGAAGCAAGGGCGGCGTAATGGGAACTATGTAGATGGAATATTGCAGGGATTGGAATATTTTGAATTCTGTAACGGTTTGGATGACGTTAAGTCAGATAGTAAGGATGGAGACTAG
- a CDS encoding HAD family hydrolase has product MSTTRKLYIALISVHGLIRAKNLELGRDADTGGQTLYVLELAQALAKHPAVGRVDLFTRKVVDKEVSKDYAEPCERPEDNFRIIRVEAGPNRYLPKEQLWDHLDAFTDNMMDYFRQQNDYPDILHSHYADGGYVAEHLANQLGIPLIHTGHSLGRVKRRRLLASGLSAQEIETLYNMTRRIDAEENVLAVAERVITSTHQEIEEQYELYDFYQPEKMRVLPPGTNLNNFQPPDGDELDTPLFYELVKHLKEPFRPIILALSRPDRRKNIVALVEAYGQSLKLQSLANLVIIAGNRDDIDDLDQGAQMVFHELLVAIDRYDLYGKVALPKHHKRDQVSLIYRIAAASKGVFVNPALTEPFGLTLIEAAASGLPIVATEDGGPRDIVGNCRNGILIDPLEPKSISDALLRLLSFPELYKSHVLNGLRQVKEHYSWEAHVERYLDVIDSVADSSQRLQAKSMVRSQELFPDRAFVSSLDQNLMDDGEALQQLIGLLRQNRKNTLFIIATGRRLDSALKLMKKHGMPEPDILISSGGTEINYAPKLTMDTAWSRHIDYHWTRYKLKEVLKDYPGLKRQPKEEQSFFKLSYYIDPEVADVEEIKRLLHQEDLSVNVQMSFGKFLDILPIRASKGMALRYVVGQWQIPLERVFVAGGAGSDEDMMRGNPLAAVVANRHAEELSQLVDVSRIYFAKQPYEKGILEALSFYDFFGECRDPREEATVNQVKVLESEGQ; this is encoded by the coding sequence ATGTCTACTACAAGGAAGTTATATATCGCGCTCATCAGTGTTCATGGATTGATTCGCGCCAAAAATCTTGAGCTGGGTCGGGATGCCGACACCGGGGGTCAAACCCTGTATGTATTAGAATTGGCACAAGCGCTGGCAAAACATCCCGCTGTTGGGCGTGTTGACTTGTTTACCCGAAAGGTGGTGGATAAGGAAGTTTCCAAAGACTATGCAGAGCCGTGTGAACGACCAGAAGATAATTTTCGCATCATAAGAGTGGAAGCGGGACCAAATCGCTATTTACCGAAAGAACAGCTGTGGGATCATCTTGATGCCTTTACCGATAATATGATGGATTATTTTAGGCAACAAAATGATTACCCCGACATCCTCCATAGTCATTACGCTGATGGAGGCTATGTCGCTGAGCATTTGGCAAACCAGCTCGGCATTCCTTTGATTCATACCGGGCACTCTCTGGGGCGTGTTAAACGCAGGCGACTGTTGGCAAGTGGGCTGTCTGCACAGGAAATAGAAACTCTATACAACATGACGCGGCGGATTGATGCGGAAGAAAATGTACTGGCGGTGGCAGAAAGAGTGATTACCAGTACTCACCAGGAAATAGAAGAACAATACGAACTCTACGACTTTTACCAGCCCGAAAAGATGCGGGTTTTGCCTCCCGGGACCAATCTTAATAATTTCCAACCTCCGGATGGCGATGAGCTGGATACGCCTTTGTTTTACGAATTGGTGAAACACCTTAAAGAACCTTTCAGGCCAATTATTTTGGCGCTCTCCAGGCCAGATAGGCGCAAAAACATCGTCGCGTTGGTGGAAGCTTATGGGCAGTCTTTGAAATTACAATCTTTAGCAAACTTGGTCATTATTGCAGGCAATCGCGATGATATCGACGACTTGGATCAGGGCGCTCAAATGGTGTTTCATGAACTGTTAGTCGCAATAGATCGCTATGACCTTTATGGAAAAGTGGCTTTGCCAAAGCACCATAAGCGCGATCAAGTCTCGTTGATTTATCGAATCGCTGCGGCTTCAAAAGGCGTTTTCGTCAATCCGGCGTTGACTGAACCCTTCGGTTTAACACTGATTGAAGCAGCAGCTTCCGGTCTGCCGATTGTGGCCACGGAAGACGGTGGGCCACGAGATATTGTCGGCAACTGCCGAAATGGTATTTTAATTGATCCACTAGAGCCCAAGAGTATTAGCGATGCTCTGCTCAGGTTGCTCAGTTTTCCTGAACTATACAAATCCCATGTTTTGAATGGGTTGAGGCAAGTTAAGGAACATTATTCATGGGAAGCCCATGTAGAGCGCTATCTTGACGTGATTGACTCGGTGGCGGACAGTTCGCAACGACTTCAAGCGAAATCCATGGTACGTAGTCAGGAACTTTTTCCAGATAGAGCTTTTGTCAGTAGTTTGGATCAGAACTTGATGGACGATGGCGAGGCATTGCAGCAGTTGATTGGACTGTTGAGGCAAAACCGAAAAAACACCTTGTTTATTATTGCAACGGGGCGTCGTCTGGATTCTGCATTGAAATTGATGAAAAAGCATGGCATGCCAGAGCCGGATATTCTCATCAGTAGTGGCGGTACGGAAATTAACTATGCCCCTAAGCTAACCATGGACACTGCTTGGAGTCGACATATTGATTACCACTGGACGAGATACAAACTGAAAGAAGTTCTCAAAGACTATCCTGGGTTGAAACGCCAACCTAAGGAAGAACAGAGTTTCTTCAAACTCAGCTATTACATTGATCCTGAAGTCGCGGATGTTGAAGAGATTAAGCGTTTGTTGCATCAGGAAGATTTGTCGGTCAATGTGCAGATGTCATTTGGAAAATTCTTGGACATCTTGCCGATTCGTGCTTCTAAAGGCATGGCATTACGCTATGTGGTCGGGCAATGGCAGATCCCACTTGAGCGGGTTTTTGTAGCTGGCGGTGCAGGTTCGGATGAAGACATGATGAGAGGAAATCCATTAGCGGCAGTGGTGGCAAACCGTCACGCTGAAGAGTTGTCGCAACTGGTGGATGTGAGCAGAATTTATTTTGCTAAACAGCCTTATGAAAAAGGTATTTTAGAAGCGTTGTCGTTTTACGATTTCTTTGGTGAATGTCGTGACCCTAGGGAAGAAGCCACTGTTAACCAGGTAAAGGTTTTGGAGTCGGAAGGCCAATGA
- a CDS encoding N-acyl homoserine lactonase family protein, translating into MTQVKKFWPILTGRHTYEKTLSTRGRGHGEIIKAPILAYLIETNNGRILFDVGCDYEKIQNTEKRKFYYEHEGFPFGPPEMNEEERLPNRLEILGLAPEDVDVVFCSHLHFDHAGGLCEFCNAEVHVHTREMDAAKQPADEAYFASDFDLPLNWKLQTGEYDLTAGVSAIETPGHTAGHMSMLIELPKGSPILLAGDAADLMENIEDEIAPGLCWQNQDQLAIESIQKLKKLGKSLQADIWPNHDWAFFQKHNRFPNFFE; encoded by the coding sequence ATGACACAAGTAAAAAAATTCTGGCCAATCCTGACTGGCAGACACACTTATGAGAAGACCTTGTCGACCAGAGGTCGAGGTCATGGCGAAATCATCAAAGCACCCATCCTCGCCTACCTTATCGAAACCAATAACGGACGTATCCTATTTGACGTAGGGTGTGATTATGAAAAAATCCAAAACACGGAAAAGCGTAAATTCTATTACGAGCATGAAGGTTTCCCTTTTGGTCCACCGGAAATGAACGAAGAAGAACGCCTACCCAATCGCTTGGAAATTTTGGGGCTAGCGCCAGAGGACGTCGATGTGGTTTTCTGCAGCCATTTGCACTTTGACCATGCAGGAGGACTATGTGAGTTCTGTAATGCGGAAGTTCATGTACACACCAGAGAGATGGATGCCGCAAAACAACCTGCTGACGAAGCTTACTTTGCCTCAGATTTCGACCTACCACTCAACTGGAAACTTCAAACTGGAGAATATGACTTAACCGCAGGTGTCAGTGCCATAGAAACCCCAGGGCATACTGCAGGTCACATGTCGATGTTAATTGAGCTACCAAAAGGGAGTCCTATCCTATTAGCTGGTGATGCCGCTGACCTGATGGAAAACATCGAAGACGAAATCGCTCCGGGCCTGTGCTGGCAGAATCAAGATCAACTGGCAATTGAAAGCATCCAGAAGCTGAAAAAACTCGGCAAAAGCCTACAAGCGGATATCTGGCCGAACCATGACTGGGCGTTCTTTCAAAAACATAATCGCTTCCCGAATTTTTTCGAGTAA
- a CDS encoding carbohydrate kinase family protein, with protein MATEKTLIVVFGEVLFDCFPEGEEVLGGAPFNVAWNLQAFGDEPVFISRIGNDPRGQKVVSEMRQWEMNLSQLQVDATHPTGQVEVALLSGEPHYTITTDCAYDFIDYHEIKPMPEERIVYHGTLGLRNRVARHALVELTSSFGNSIFVDVNLRDPWWKEEEVFYWLDSARWVKLNVDELRRLGFSNENLEQAMKELQDRFDLEQVILTCGADGAMVVDDEGKLYQVQPESVTDVVDTVGAGDAFASVYLHGLVQDWPIQKTLENAQKFASQVIGLRGATTNDKDFYDTILNTFKE; from the coding sequence ATGGCTACGGAAAAGACTTTGATAGTGGTGTTTGGAGAGGTGTTGTTCGACTGCTTTCCTGAAGGGGAAGAAGTGTTGGGTGGTGCGCCTTTTAATGTCGCATGGAATTTACAGGCATTTGGCGATGAACCTGTATTTATTTCCCGCATCGGGAATGATCCTAGAGGCCAAAAGGTTGTTTCCGAAATGCGTCAGTGGGAAATGAACCTGAGTCAGTTGCAGGTTGATGCTACCCATCCAACGGGGCAGGTTGAAGTCGCCTTGCTTAGTGGAGAACCGCATTACACCATCACCACGGATTGTGCCTACGATTTTATTGATTACCACGAAATCAAACCCATGCCAGAAGAAAGAATCGTTTACCACGGTACGCTTGGTCTACGTAACCGAGTGGCTCGCCATGCATTGGTTGAGTTGACGTCTTCTTTTGGAAACTCCATTTTTGTCGATGTGAACTTAAGAGATCCTTGGTGGAAAGAGGAGGAGGTTTTTTACTGGTTGGATTCGGCACGCTGGGTGAAACTCAATGTAGATGAATTGAGAAGGCTAGGCTTTTCTAATGAAAACTTGGAGCAAGCCATGAAAGAGCTTCAAGATAGGTTCGATTTGGAGCAAGTGATTTTGACTTGTGGCGCCGACGGCGCTATGGTGGTTGATGACGAAGGCAAACTTTATCAAGTACAACCTGAATCGGTTACCGATGTGGTCGATACTGTCGGTGCGGGAGATGCTTTTGCATCTGTTTACCTACACGGTCTGGTACAAGATTGGCCAATACAGAAAACGTTGGAAAACGCGCAAAAATTCGCTTCACAAGTCATCGGACTTCGAGGGGCAACGACGAATGACAAGGACTTTTACGACACGATCCTAAATACCTTTAAAGAGTAG